The following proteins come from a genomic window of Canis lupus dingo isolate Sandy chromosome 20, ASM325472v2, whole genome shotgun sequence:
- the LOC112666468 gene encoding 40S ribosomal protein S6-like — MKLNISFPATGCQKLIEVDDERKLRTFYEKRMATEVAADALGEEWKGYVVRISGGNDKQGFPMKQGVLTHGRVRLLLSKGHSCYRPRRTGARKRKSVRGCIVDANLSVLNLVIVKKGEKDIPGLTDTTVPRRLGPKRASRIRKLFNLSKEDDVRQYVVRKPLNKEGKKPRTKAPKIQRLVTPRVLQHKRQRIALKKQRTKKNKEEAAEYAKLLAKRMKEAKEKRQEQTAKRRRLSSLRASTSKSESSQK; from the coding sequence ATGAAGCTGAACATCTCTTTCCCAGCTACTGGCTGCCAGAAACTCATTGAAGTGGATGATGAGCGCAAACTGCGTACCTTTTATGAGAAGCGTATGGCCACAGAAGTTGCTGCCGATGCTCTGGGCGAGGAATGGAAGGGTTACGTGGTGCGAATCAGTGGTGGCAATGACAAACAAGGCTTCCCCATGAAGCAGGGTGTCTTGACCCACGGCCGCGTCCGCCTGCTGCTGAGTAAGGGGCATTCCTGCTACCGACCCAGGAGGACTGGAGCTAGGAAGCGCAAATCTGTTCGGGGTTGCATTGTGGATGCCAATCTCAGTGTTCTCAATTTGGTTATTGTGAAAAAAGGGGAGAAGGATATTCCTGGACTCACGGATACTACTGTGCCTCGTCGCCTGGGGCCCAAAAGAGCCAGCAGAATCCGAAAGCTTTTTAATCTGTCGAAAGAAGACGATGTCCGCCAGTATGTTGTTAGAAAGCCCCTaaacaaagaaggtaagaaaccTAGAACCAAAGCACCCAAGATTCAGCGTCTTGTTACTCCACGTGTCCTCCAACACAAACGTCAGCGTATTGCTTTGAAGAAACAGCgtactaagaaaaataaggaagaggctGCAGAATATGCTAAACTTTTGGCCAAGAGAATGAAGGAGGCCAAAGAAAAACGCCAGGAACAGACTGCCAAGAGACGGAGGCTGTCCTCTCTGAGAGCTTCTACCTCTAAGTCTGAGTCCAgtcaaaaatga